GCCGGACGGGCCGTCCCTGACCGGCGAGGCGGAGACGTCCGAGCTGTGGCTCGCGCCCGCGTCCGGGGACGCCCCGGCGCGACGTCTCGGTGACGCGCAGTCCTACGTCGGCGCCACCATGGTCGCCGGGCGCCTCGTCGTGCTGGGGACGCCGTCGTGGACCGCCGTGGACGAGAGCGGCACCGTGACCACGCTGCCCTGGAGCAGCGACCTGTCGGCGCCGCTCCACGGGACGGCCGGCGATCGTGTGCACGTGCGCCGGTCCACCGCCGCGGGTGGGCAGGAGATCGTGTCGGTGGACCCGTTCACCGGGCAGGTGGCACAGCTCGTCCCGCCGGTCACGTCCCTCGACCTCCGCGTCGCGCCGACGACGGCCAGGGGGTAAGCCCCGCCTGACCCGCCGTCCGGGAGCGGCGCCCGCCGCCGGTCGTCCAGCACGCCGGCGGCGAGTGCCGCTCCACCGACGCACCGGTCCCGGTCATCCGCTCCGACCGGTGCGTCGGCGCCAGCGCCCCCCATCAGCCGTCGGTCGCAACCCGCGCCGCCCAGCGAGCCCCGTGCAGCGGTACGCTGAGCGCCGCAGTCCTCAACTGAACACGCTGCTCGAACCGTGGCGGGAGAGTCCTCCCGTCGTCGGCCCGGATCCCGCGAGGGGCCGAGCCGTCCGGGAGGCGCCGAAGGAGCAAGTCCCTCCCCGGGAAACTCTCAGGCCCCCGTACCGCCACGGCGAGGCAACTCTGGAAAGCGGCCACCCGGCGACGGGCGGCCCACCGACGGTGCAAGCCGGCGCGCCCCGGGGTCCCGCTCACCGCGAGGCCCATGGCGGACCGGCAAAACTCTCAGGTCGCGTGCCCCCGGGCGCGCGGATGACAGAGCGGGGAGGCCACCCGTCCGTCCCGGTGCCCGCCGGACGACCCCCGGAGGCCCTCGTGACCGATCTCGACCAGACCGCCGTGACGCACCTCAGCGCCGACGAGCTGTCCCACCGCACCGACGCCGCGCGCGACTTCACGGACCGTCACGTCGGCCCGCGCACGTCACAGCTCGCGACGATGCTCACGCAGCTCGGCTACGACTCGCTCGACGACCTCGTCGACGCCGCCGTCCCCGCCTCGATCCGCACGGACCGCCCGCTCGACCTGCCGGCGGCCCGCAGCGAGGCCGAGGTGCTCGCGGCCCTGCGCGCGATCGCCGCGAAGAACACCGTGATGACGCAGATGATCGGGCTCGGGTACTCCGACACGATCACGCCGCCGGTGATCCGCCGCAACGTCCTCGAGTCGCCGGCCTGGTACACCGCGTACACGCCGTACCAGCCGGAGATCTCGCAGGGCCGGCTCGAGGCGCTGCTCAACTTCCAGACCGTGATCGGCGACCTCACGGGCCTGCCGACGTCGAACGCGTCGCTGCTCGACGAGGCCACGGCCGTCGCGGAGGCGGTCGCGCTCATGCGGCGCTCGGTCAAGGGCCGGCCCGAGGGTGTCGTGGTGCTGGACTCCGAGTGCCTGCCGCAGACGGTCGCGGTCACGCGGGGTCGCGCCGAGGCGATCGGGCTGCCGGTCGTGGTGGCGGACCTGAGCGCGGGCCTGCCCGACCTGGGCCCGGGCGGCCTCGTCGGCGTCGTGGTCCAGGCGCCCGGGGTCTCGGGCGTCGTGCGCGACCTGCGGCCGCTGATCGAGGCCGCGCACGCGGCGGGCGGGCTGGTCACGGTCGCCGCCGACCTGCTCGCGCTGACGATCCTCACGCCGCCGGGCGAGCTCGGTGCGGACATCGCCGTCGGCTCGGCGCAGCGGTTCGGCGTCCCGCTGTTCTACGGCGGGCCGCACGCCGCGTTCATGGCGGTGCGCTCGGGCCTCGAGCGGATGATCCCGGGCCGGCTCGTCGGGGTGTCGATCGACGCCGACGGCGCCCCCGCGTACCGGCTCGCGCTGCAGACGCGCGAGCAGCACATCCGGCGCGAGAAGGCGACGAGCAACATCTGCACCGCGCAGGCGCTGCTCGCGATCACGGCCTCGATGTACGCCGTCTACCACGGGCCCGACGGGCTGCGGGCGATCGCCGAGCGGGTGCACGCGCGCGCGGTCGCGCTCGCCGACGGGCTGCGGGCGCACGGGGTCGCCGTCGCGCACGAGACGTTCTTCGACACCGTCCGGGCCGTCGTGCCGGGTCGCGCGCGGGCCGTCGTCCGCGCCGCTGCCGAGCGCGGGGTCAACCTGTGGGCGCCCGACGAGGACCACGTCCAGGCGGCGTGCGACGAGACGACGACGCGCGAGCACGTGCGCACGGTGCTGGCCGCCGTCGCCGAGGCGCTGGGGTCCGCCGCCGACGCCGAGCCGCGCCCCGACGAGGACGCCGCCGGGCCCGCGACCAGTACCGACGTGCCGCTGGCGTCCGGTGACCTCCCCACGTGGGCCGTCCGCACGAGCGGCTACCTCACGCACCCCGTGTTTCACGTGAATCGTTCCGAGACCGCGATGATGCGCTACCTGCGCCGGCTCTCCGACAAGGATCTCGCGCTCGACCGCACGATGATCCCGCTGGGCTCCTGCACCATGAAGCTCAACGCGACGGTCGAGATGGAGGCCATGACCTGGCCCGAGTTCGCGTCGATCCACCCGTACGTGCCGCGCGAGCAGGCGGCCGGGTACGCCGAGCTCATCGAGAGCCTGTCGACGTGGCTCGCGGAGATCACCGGCTACGCCGCGGTCTCGGTCCAGCCCAACGCCGGCTCGCAGGGCGAGTTCGCCGGGCTGCTCGCGATCCGCGAGTACCACGCGGCGAACCGCGCCGAGGGCGACGCCGTGCGCGACATCTGCCTGATCCCCGCGTCGGCGCACGGCACGAACGCGGCCTCCGCGGCGCTCGCGGGCATGCGCGTCGTCGTCGTCGCGACCGCCGAGGACGGCTCGGTCGAGCTCGACGACCTGCGCGCCAAGCTCGCGCAGCACGGCCCGCAGGTCGCGGCGATCATGATCACGTACCCGTCGACGCACGGCGTCTACGAGGAGGACGTGCGCACGGTCTGCGACCTCGTGCACGAGGCCGGCGGCCAGGTCTACATCGACGGGGCGAACCTCAACGCGCTCGTCGGGCTCGCGCGGCCCGGCGAGTTCGGCGGCGACGTCTCGCACCTCAACCTGCACAAGACGTTCTGCATCCCGCACGGCGGCGGTGGCCCCGGCGTCGGACCCATCGGCGTCGGCGCGCACCTCGTGCCGTTCCTGCCCGGGGACCCCGGCGCCGAGCACGGGTCAGACGCGCGGCCCACGGCTGCGGCGGACGGCTCGGGGGTCGCCGACGGCTCGGCGGCGCCCTCGTCGGGCAGCCCGTCCGCGGCCGCCTTCGCGTCGCCCGGCCTGCCCGGTCCCGGCGCGGCCGCCCCGGTCTCCGCGGCGCCGTTCGGGTCGGCCGGCATCCTGTCGATCTCCTGGGCGTACGTCGCGCTCATGGGCGGCGAGGGTCTGCGCCGCGCGACCGAGACCGCCGTGCTCAGCGCGAACTACCTCGCGTCGCGCCTCGCCCCGCACTTCCCCGTGCTCTACACCGGCCCGAACGGACTCGTCGCGCACGAGTGCATCCTCGACCTGCGCCAGATCACCAAGGACACGGGCGTCACGGCCGAGGACGTCGCGAAGCGGCTCATGGACTACGGCTTCCACGCCCCGACGCTGTCGTTCCCCGTCGCGGGCACGCTCATGGTCGAGCCGACCGAGTCCGAGGACCTCGCCGAGCTCGACCGGTTCGTCGACGCGTTGGTGTCGATCCGCGGCGAGATCGACGCGGTCGGCGCCGGGCGCTGGCCGCTCACGGAGTCGCCGCTGCGGAACGCGCCGCACACGGCGGGCTCCGTCACGGCCGACGTCTGGGACAAGCCGTACGGGCGCGAGCTCGCGGCCTTCCCGCTCGCGAGCGTGCGCAGCGACAAGTACTGGCCGCCGGTGCGCCGGATCGACGGCGCGCACGGCGACCGCAACCTCGTCTGCACGTGCCCGCCGATCGAGGCGTACACCTCGTGACCCGGGCCTCCGGGTCCCGGCCGCTCCGGCTCGGCCGGCGCTCCGCCGTCACCACGGCGCCGTCCGCGACGCCCGCTCGTCCCGCCCTTCCCGTCGCGCGCGGCCCGCGTGGCGACGGCACCCTCGACCCGATCGGAGCCCGCCCGTGAGCGACGTCCTGTCCCCGCTGCACGACGAGCACGTCGCCCTCGGCGCCGCCCTGACCTCGTTCGCGGGGTGGCAGATGCCGCTGCGGTACACGAGCGACATCGCCGAGCACCAGGCGGTCCGCACGGCCGCGGGGCTGTTCGACCTCTCGCACATGGGCGAGCTCGAGGTCTCCGGCGCGGGGGCCGCCGCGGCGCTCGACCACGCGCTCGTCGGGGACCTCACGGCCCTCGCGCTGGGCCGGGCGCGCTACACGATGATCGTCCGCGAGGACGGCGGCGTGCTCGACGACCTCGTGGTCTACCGGCTCGCCGAGGACCGGTTCCTCGTCGTCGCGAACGCCTCGAACGTCGCCGTGGTGCGCGACGCGCTGACCGAGCGCCTCGCCGGGTTCGACGCGACGCTGCACGACGCCTCGCTGACCACCGCGCTCATCGCCGTGCAGGGTCCGCGCGCCGAGGAGATCGTCACGTCCGCGGCCGAGCCCGTCGACGTGGACCCGATCCGCGAGCTGAAGTACTACGCCGCGGTCAACGCCACCGTCTCGGGCGTCCCGGCGCTCGTCGCCCGGACCGGCTACACGGGCGAGGACGGCTTCGAGCTGTTCGTCCCGGCCGAGGCCGCCGCCGAGCTCTGGCGCGACCTGCTCGCCGCCGGGGAGCCCCTCGGGCTCGTCCCCGCGGGCCTGTCCGCGCGCGACAGCCTGCGCCTCGAGGCCGGGATGCCGCTCTACGGGAACGAGCTCGACACCACGACCACGCCGTACGAGGCGGGTCTCGGCCGCGTGGTGAAGCTCGACAAGACCGGGCCCGACGGTACGCCGCTGCCCTTCGTCGGCCGCGCGGTGCTCGCGTCGCGCAAGGGTGCCCAGCCGGCGCGCGTGCTCGTCGGTCTGCGCGGGCTCGGCAAGCGGGCGGCGCGCCACGGGTACGACGTCGTGATGAGCACCGCGCCGGACGCCCCGGTGATCGGGCACGTGACGTCGGGAGCCCCGTCGCCGACGCTCGGCCACCCGATCGCGCTCGCGTACGTGACGCCCGAGATGTGCGGCGAGGGCCGCGAGCTCGCGGTCGACGTCCGCGGTCGCCGCGAGCCGGTGGTCGTCGTGCCCGTTCCCTTCTACCGTCGTCCTCGCTGACCGACCGCTCGACCGACCGCTCGACCGACCGCTCGCGCGAGCGGTCGACCCGACCGCCCCACGACCACCGGCGCCGCCGGCCGACCCGACAGGACACCTCCATGAGCGCCTTCCCCGAGCACCTGCAGTACACGGTCGAGCACGAGTGGGTCGACACCCGCGCCGGCGCCGACGCGCCCGCGACCGTCGGCATCACCTCGACCGCGGCCGACGCGCTCGGCGACATCGTCTACGTCGAGCTCCCGGCGGTCGGCGAGGCGATCACCGCGGGCGCCGTGATCGGCGAGATCGAGTCCACGAAGTCGGTCTCCGAGCTGTTCTCGCCCGTCTCGGGCACGGTCGTCGAGGTCAACGAGGCGGTCGTCGAGACCCCCGAGCTCGTGAACTCGGACCCGTTCGGCGCCGGCTGGCTGCTCAAGGTCGAGGTCGCCGAGACGGGGCCCGTGCTGACCTCCGAGGAGTACGCGGCGCAGGTCGCCGGCTGACCCGCGGGGGCGCGTGCCGCGGCGGTGTCCACGCCACCGCGCGCGCCCACCACGCGCCACCCGGCTCCGCGGGCTGCCCCGAAGGGCGGGGAACGTCCGCGACGGCTGGTCCGAACGGGTGAACCCGGTTCTCCCGGTGTCCTCCGTGTATCTCCGTGACCTGCACGTTCACCTTCGAGTGTCGCCCCGAGCACGTGCCACGGCGACACCGGGGTGATTCGTGGGTGATTTCGGCGTCATATCGGCCGCGCCTGCCGATCTCATCCGGTAACAGCCGCACGACACGGCGCCGGGTCACCGGACGCCGTCCGGACCCGGAGGACACCATGAGCATCCTTGAGGCAGACCGCACCGTCACGACGCCCCTCGCCGAGCCGCTGACACGGCGCGAACGCGTCGTCCTCTCCGAGCTCGCCGAGGACGTCACCCTTGAGGAGATCGCGACGCGCCTGTTCGTCACGCGCAACACCGTCAAGTCCCAGGTGCGCAGCGTCTACCGCAAGATCGGCGTCTCCACGCGCGCCGAGGCCGTCGCCTGGGCCGAGGCCGCCGGCCTGCGCTGACCCGCAGCCACCCGCACCGCACGACCCGGGCGCCCACCCCGGACGCACCAGCCCGGCCGGACGCACGTCCGGCCCGCACGAGCAGCCCGGCCGGACCAGTCCCGCCGGACGCACCACCCGCACCTGCCTGTCGCACGCACCGGCCGTACCCCCGGTGCGCCGACCCCGGTCAGCAGCCCTCGCCGACGTCGGCCGCGACCCGTCCCGCACGACGCCGGACCGCGCGGCGGCATCCCTCGCCGCCCGCGCCCCCGCGGCCGCTGTTCCCCGGTCCGCCTCCCATCGTCCACGCGTCCGCCTGCCCCGCCGCCGGCGCACCCGCCGGCCAGGCTGCCGCCCGCAACGGCCAGGCTGCCGCCCGCACCGGCCGGGCCACCGCCCGCTCCCCGCGCGCACCCCGCCCGCCGCGCCCCCGCCACGTCACGCGCCCGACATGCATCACTGGCAGGATCGCCCGCATGACGCGTCCCGTGCTCGTGGTCGCCGCGGCGATCGTCGACGACCTCGACTCCCCCCGCGAGCTGCTCGCAGCCCGCCGGTCCGCCCCCGCGAGCCTCGCCGGACGCTGGGAGTTCCCCGGCGGCAAGGTCGACCCGGGCGAGTCCCCCGAGGAGGCGCTGCACCGCGAGCTGCGCGAGGAGCTCGGCGTCCGCGTCGGCCTGGGCCACGAGCTCGTCGGGCCCGACGGCGGCGCGTGGCGCCTCACCGACACCTACGTCATGCGGCTGTGGATGGCCGAGGTGGTCGACGGGATCCCCGAGCCCCTCGTCGAGCACGACGCGCTGCAGTGGCTCCCGCTCGGGCAGTGGACGACGGTGCCGTGGCTCGACGGCGACGTCCGGATCGTGGAGGCGCTCGCCGCGCAGTACGTGACGGACTGACCGGCCGGCGCCGGTCGGCACCGGTTCGGCGCAGTGCCCGCGCAGGCCCGGCAGCGTTCAGCCGCCGCCGGCCGCCAGCGACGTCGCGTGGTGCGGGAACCCGTCCCACCGCGGTTCACGGCACGGCTTCTCGAGGAAGAAGCCCTGGCCCAGGCCGACCCCCAGGTCCAGCAGCGAGACGAGCTCGTCCTCGGTCTCGACCCCCTCCGCGACGACGAGCGCGCCCGCGACCGCGCAGAACCGGGCGAGGGCCCCGACGAGGGCCTGCCGGACGGGGTCGGTGTCGACGCCGCGCACGAGCTGCATGTCGACCTTGACGACGTCGGGGCGCAGGCGCAGCACGTGGGTGAGGCTCGCGTACCCGGCACCCGTGTCGTCGACGGCGACGCGCAGCCCGGCGGCGCGGTGCGGTGCGAGGGCGCGCTCGAGGGCGTCGTAGTCCGCGACCGGGGCGTACTCGGTCAGCTCGAGGACGACCCGGGACACGTCGACGTCGTCGAGGAGCTCGTCGAGCGCCCCGACGACGAGCTCGGGGGAGAGGTTGACGGCGATCGCGCAGCCCGGGGGCACCCTCCCGGGCGTGCGGAGCGCGTCGAGGGCGCACCGGGCGGCCGCGACCTCGAGCTCGCGGCCGAGCCCGACGCTGTGCGCCGCGGCGAACCAGCCGGCCGGCGCGCGGTCGGACGC
The Cellulomonas sp. NS3 DNA segment above includes these coding regions:
- a CDS encoding helix-turn-helix domain-containing protein: MSILEADRTVTTPLAEPLTRRERVVLSELAEDVTLEEIATRLFVTRNTVKSQVRSVYRKIGVSTRAEAVAWAEAAGLR
- the gcvH gene encoding glycine cleavage system protein GcvH, whose protein sequence is MSAFPEHLQYTVEHEWVDTRAGADAPATVGITSTAADALGDIVYVELPAVGEAITAGAVIGEIESTKSVSELFSPVSGTVVEVNEAVVETPELVNSDPFGAGWLLKVEVAETGPVLTSEEYAAQVAG
- a CDS encoding (deoxy)nucleoside triphosphate pyrophosphohydrolase, with the translated sequence MTRPVLVVAAAIVDDLDSPRELLAARRSAPASLAGRWEFPGGKVDPGESPEEALHRELREELGVRVGLGHELVGPDGGAWRLTDTYVMRLWMAEVVDGIPEPLVEHDALQWLPLGQWTTVPWLDGDVRIVEALAAQYVTD
- the gcvP gene encoding aminomethyl-transferring glycine dehydrogenase encodes the protein MLTQLGYDSLDDLVDAAVPASIRTDRPLDLPAARSEAEVLAALRAIAAKNTVMTQMIGLGYSDTITPPVIRRNVLESPAWYTAYTPYQPEISQGRLEALLNFQTVIGDLTGLPTSNASLLDEATAVAEAVALMRRSVKGRPEGVVVLDSECLPQTVAVTRGRAEAIGLPVVVADLSAGLPDLGPGGLVGVVVQAPGVSGVVRDLRPLIEAAHAAGGLVTVAADLLALTILTPPGELGADIAVGSAQRFGVPLFYGGPHAAFMAVRSGLERMIPGRLVGVSIDADGAPAYRLALQTREQHIRREKATSNICTAQALLAITASMYAVYHGPDGLRAIAERVHARAVALADGLRAHGVAVAHETFFDTVRAVVPGRARAVVRAAAERGVNLWAPDEDHVQAACDETTTREHVRTVLAAVAEALGSAADAEPRPDEDAAGPATSTDVPLASGDLPTWAVRTSGYLTHPVFHVNRSETAMMRYLRRLSDKDLALDRTMIPLGSCTMKLNATVEMEAMTWPEFASIHPYVPREQAAGYAELIESLSTWLAEITGYAAVSVQPNAGSQGEFAGLLAIREYHAANRAEGDAVRDICLIPASAHGTNAASAALAGMRVVVVATAEDGSVELDDLRAKLAQHGPQVAAIMITYPSTHGVYEEDVRTVCDLVHEAGGQVYIDGANLNALVGLARPGEFGGDVSHLNLHKTFCIPHGGGGPGVGPIGVGAHLVPFLPGDPGAEHGSDARPTAAADGSGVADGSAAPSSGSPSAAAFASPGLPGPGAAAPVSAAPFGSAGILSISWAYVALMGGEGLRRATETAVLSANYLASRLAPHFPVLYTGPNGLVAHECILDLRQITKDTGVTAEDVAKRLMDYGFHAPTLSFPVAGTLMVEPTESEDLAELDRFVDALVSIRGEIDAVGAGRWPLTESPLRNAPHTAGSVTADVWDKPYGRELAAFPLASVRSDKYWPPVRRIDGAHGDRNLVCTCPPIEAYTS
- the gcvT gene encoding glycine cleavage system aminomethyltransferase GcvT, giving the protein MSDVLSPLHDEHVALGAALTSFAGWQMPLRYTSDIAEHQAVRTAAGLFDLSHMGELEVSGAGAAAALDHALVGDLTALALGRARYTMIVREDGGVLDDLVVYRLAEDRFLVVANASNVAVVRDALTERLAGFDATLHDASLTTALIAVQGPRAEEIVTSAAEPVDVDPIRELKYYAAVNATVSGVPALVARTGYTGEDGFELFVPAEAAAELWRDLLAAGEPLGLVPAGLSARDSLRLEAGMPLYGNELDTTTTPYEAGLGRVVKLDKTGPDGTPLPFVGRAVLASRKGAQPARVLVGLRGLGKRAARHGYDVVMSTAPDAPVIGHVTSGAPSPTLGHPIALAYVTPEMCGEGRELAVDVRGRREPVVVVPVPFYRRPR